One genomic segment of candidate division KSB1 bacterium includes these proteins:
- a CDS encoding uroporphyrinogen decarboxylase family protein, translating into MTKSWGPDFERLRRTLFGGQADRVPLLELAIDLGVMGGYIGRKVETLKDQVDFFVAAGYDYIRLAPIVDFNPAKIQPKEGLRQSSASQSDRERTWSAEGAGVITTMEEFERYRWPRPEEIDYRNFELVQKLLPDGMKIIGQYGDIFTMVWERMGFETFSYALIENPELVARLFDTIGGIVYGMFATMADIPNVGALFYSDDIAFYSGLLCSPGVLRTYLFPWMRKIADLCRQRQMPFIYHTDGRLWEVMDDLIERGVNALQPIEPKAMDIREVKARYGHRLCLVGNVDVDLLARGTPEEVAKVTRELIRDVGPGGGYCVGSGNTVPNYVPVENFAAMVETVHKFGRYPLEA; encoded by the coding sequence ATGACCAAGAGTTGGGGACCAGACTTTGAGCGGCTGCGTAGAACGCTGTTTGGCGGACAGGCGGATCGCGTGCCGCTGCTGGAGCTGGCCATCGACCTGGGCGTGATGGGCGGCTACATAGGGCGCAAGGTGGAGACGCTCAAGGATCAGGTGGACTTTTTCGTGGCGGCCGGCTACGACTATATCCGCCTTGCTCCGATCGTGGACTTTAACCCGGCGAAGATCCAACCTAAGGAGGGGTTGCGCCAGAGCTCCGCCTCGCAGAGCGATCGCGAGCGCACTTGGAGTGCCGAGGGTGCCGGCGTCATCACCACCATGGAAGAGTTCGAGCGCTACCGCTGGCCGCGCCCGGAGGAAATCGATTACCGCAACTTCGAGCTCGTGCAGAAGCTCCTCCCGGACGGCATGAAGATTATCGGCCAGTATGGGGACATCTTCACCATGGTCTGGGAGCGGATGGGCTTTGAGACTTTTTCCTACGCGCTCATCGAGAACCCAGAGCTGGTGGCGCGACTCTTCGACACCATTGGCGGGATTGTGTACGGGATGTTCGCCACCATGGCGGATATCCCCAATGTCGGGGCCTTGTTCTACAGCGACGACATCGCTTTCTACTCTGGGCTGCTCTGTTCCCCAGGCGTATTGCGGACCTATCTTTTCCCCTGGATGCGCAAGATCGCCGACCTATGCCGCCAGCGACAGATGCCGTTCATCTACCACACGGACGGCCGCCTCTGGGAGGTGATGGATGACCTCATTGAGCGTGGTGTGAATGCCCTGCAGCCCATCGAGCCGAAAGCCATGGACATTCGCGAGGTGAAGGCGCGCTATGGGCATCGTCTCTGCCTGGTGGGCAATGTGGACGTCGACCTCCTGGCGCGCGGCACACCGGAGGAGGTGGCCAAGGTCACGCGGGAGCTCATTCGCGACGTCGGACCAGGCGGCGGCTATTGCGTCGGCTCCGGCAACACCGTGCCCAACTATGTGCCGGTGGAAAACTTCGCGGCGATGGTGGAGACTGTGCACAAGTTTGGTCGCTATCCGCTGGAGGCATAG
- a CDS encoding Na+:solute symporter encodes MTVHWIDWTLVIAYFVFVTAIGLRYRDRAGSSMADFFVSGRSLPWWLAGTSMVATSFASDTPLAVTGLVARNGIAGNWLWWNFVMSGMLTVFFYARLWRRVGVLTDVEFTEVRYAGRPAAILRAFRALYLAVPINCIVIGWVTLAMAKILGICLGVDRWVAVGICVALTVLYSTMSGLWGVVITDFVQFGLAMGGTIALAFFALHEVGGMSGLTQKLAAQYGAEHALLDFFPRVGSAWMPMSAFLVYIGVQWWAAWYPGAEPGGGGSVAQRMLSTRDEKHALLATLWFNVAHYALRPWPWIIVALVSMVLFPGLADKEAGYVHVMVRVLPVGFRGLLLMAFGAAFMSTISTAINWGASYIVNDFYRRFLKPEASERHYVLVSRGATVLMMVIAAVITSFMDTVSGAWRVLLAIGAGTGGVYILRWFWWRINAWSEISAMVASLAVALVLQLGFGLNADQPQDFAVLMLLTVACSTIVWVTVTLLTPPVDEKRLVAFYQKARPGGPLWGPIRHKLGNPGPAEPLWRDFVDWLAGCALVYTALFGIGKLILGHTTVGLLLVAASLGAAVLLYRDLQRRGFAAVAR; translated from the coding sequence ATGACCGTGCACTGGATCGATTGGACGCTGGTCATCGCCTACTTCGTCTTTGTCACGGCTATCGGCCTCCGCTACCGGGACAGGGCGGGAAGCAGCATGGCGGACTTTTTCGTCTCCGGAAGAAGTCTCCCCTGGTGGCTGGCTGGCACCTCCATGGTGGCGACCAGCTTTGCCTCGGACACGCCGTTGGCGGTCACCGGCTTGGTGGCTCGTAATGGCATCGCCGGCAACTGGCTGTGGTGGAACTTTGTGATGAGCGGCATGCTCACCGTCTTTTTCTACGCGCGCCTCTGGCGTCGGGTGGGGGTGCTCACCGACGTGGAGTTCACCGAGGTTCGCTACGCCGGCAGGCCTGCGGCCATTCTCCGCGCCTTCCGTGCCCTGTACTTGGCAGTCCCCATCAACTGCATTGTTATCGGCTGGGTCACGTTGGCCATGGCCAAGATCCTGGGCATCTGTCTTGGCGTCGACCGCTGGGTGGCAGTGGGCATCTGCGTGGCTCTCACGGTTCTCTATTCGACAATGTCCGGCCTCTGGGGCGTGGTCATCACCGACTTTGTGCAGTTCGGCCTGGCCATGGGGGGAACCATTGCCTTAGCGTTTTTCGCCTTGCACGAGGTAGGAGGGATGTCCGGCCTCACCCAGAAGTTGGCGGCGCAGTACGGGGCTGAGCACGCTCTGCTCGATTTTTTCCCGAGGGTTGGCTCGGCATGGATGCCCATGTCCGCCTTCCTGGTCTACATTGGCGTGCAGTGGTGGGCGGCGTGGTACCCGGGCGCTGAGCCAGGGGGTGGCGGCTCGGTCGCACAGCGCATGCTTTCCACGAGAGACGAGAAGCACGCTCTGCTGGCCACACTGTGGTTCAACGTGGCCCACTACGCGTTGCGGCCTTGGCCGTGGATCATCGTGGCGTTGGTTTCGATGGTGCTCTTTCCCGGACTTGCCGACAAAGAAGCCGGGTATGTGCACGTTATGGTGCGCGTGCTCCCAGTTGGCTTCAGAGGGCTGCTGCTGATGGCATTTGGCGCTGCCTTCATGTCCACGATCAGCACGGCCATCAACTGGGGCGCGAGCTACATCGTCAACGATTTCTACCGGCGCTTCCTCAAACCCGAGGCAAGCGAGCGGCACTATGTACTCGTGTCGCGCGGGGCGACGGTGTTGATGATGGTCATCGCCGCAGTGATTACCAGCTTTATGGATACCGTCTCCGGTGCCTGGCGCGTGCTGCTCGCCATAGGCGCCGGCACCGGCGGCGTCTACATCCTGCGCTGGTTCTGGTGGCGGATCAACGCCTGGTCAGAGATTTCGGCCATGGTCGCCTCGTTGGCAGTGGCGCTGGTGTTGCAGCTGGGATTTGGTCTCAACGCTGACCAGCCCCAGGACTTTGCGGTGCTGATGCTCCTCACGGTGGCCTGTTCGACGATAGTGTGGGTGACCGTGACGCTGCTGACGCCCCCGGTGGACGAGAAGAGGCTTGTGGCCTTTTACCAAAAGGCAAGGCCGGGTGGCCCTCTTTGGGGCCCCATTCGCCACAAGCTGGGCAACCCGGGGCCGGCAGAGCCGCTCTGGCGCGACTTTGTGGATTGGCTCGCCGGCTGTGCGCTGGTTTACACAGCCCTTTTCGGCATCGGCAAGTTGATACTCGGGCACACTACCGTTGGTCTGCTTCTGGTGGCGGCCAGTCTCGGGGCGGCAGTACTGCTCTACCGTGACCTGCAGCGCCGGGGCTTCGCGGCGGTAGCGCGTTAG
- a CDS encoding fumarylacetoacetate hydrolase family protein translates to MKAFSYQTRKGEIRVGVETEEGRFNFTHAWEMYKDLKAKGRGPDFHFLQLMVELDFFSGETFREVLATLRRIRPLDDLCLDNAIRFQVPIARPQKILCIGRNFKAHAEEWGAQVPEEPIFFAKMPSALLPHEGTIVLPPGVGRVDHELELAVVIGKGGKNIPASAAWDYVAGYTIANDVTARDLQRRDMEAKRPWLRSKSFDTFCPIGPYLVPRDEMPAIQQAHMELRVNGQTRQQSTVGMMVFSIPELVSYVSRYMTLSPGDILCTGTPEGTLPLQAGDIVEAAIEGLGVLRNRVAAGEQRGSA, encoded by the coding sequence GTGAAGGCATTTTCCTATCAGACCCGCAAAGGTGAGATTCGCGTTGGCGTGGAGACCGAGGAGGGGCGCTTCAACTTCACCCATGCGTGGGAGATGTACAAGGACCTCAAGGCCAAGGGGCGCGGTCCCGATTTTCACTTCTTGCAGCTGATGGTGGAGCTGGACTTTTTCAGTGGCGAGACGTTCCGCGAAGTGCTGGCCACCCTGCGTCGCATCCGTCCGCTCGACGACCTGTGCCTGGATAATGCAATTCGCTTTCAGGTGCCCATAGCGCGCCCGCAGAAGATCCTGTGCATCGGGCGCAACTTCAAGGCGCATGCCGAGGAGTGGGGTGCCCAGGTGCCGGAAGAACCCATCTTTTTCGCAAAAATGCCATCAGCGCTCCTGCCGCACGAGGGGACGATTGTGTTGCCGCCAGGAGTGGGTCGGGTTGACCACGAGCTGGAGCTGGCCGTGGTCATTGGCAAAGGAGGCAAGAATATCCCGGCATCGGCCGCGTGGGACTATGTAGCCGGTTACACCATTGCCAACGACGTGACCGCGCGCGATCTGCAGCGCCGCGACATGGAGGCCAAGCGTCCATGGTTGCGCTCCAAGAGCTTTGATACCTTTTGTCCCATCGGCCCCTACCTGGTGCCAAGGGACGAGATGCCCGCCATCCAGCAGGCGCACATGGAGTTGCGCGTCAACGGCCAGACGCGGCAGCAGAGCACCGTGGGCATGATGGTCTTTTCCATCCCGGAGTTGGTGAGCTACGTCTCCCGCTACATGACGCTTTCCCCTGGGGATATCCTCTGCACTGGAACGCCGGAGGGCACCTTGCCTCTGCAAGCCGGCGACATCGTCGAGGCGGCCATCGAAGGGTTGGGCGTATTGCGCAATCGAGTGGCTGCCGGTGAACAGAGAGGCTCCGCATGA
- the ltaE gene encoding low-specificity L-threonine aldolase — MKVVDLRSDTVTKPTPGMREAMARAEVGDDVFGEDPTVNRLQEVVAELLGKEAALFVPSGTMSNQIAIKCHTQPGDEVILEADSHSFHYEGGGPAMLSGVQLHPIPGVRGVISAAQVAGAVRPGDHHYPCSRLVCIENTHNRAGGTIFPLRTIREIREVADRSGLRMHLDGARLWNAAVASGIKEREFAAPFDSVSVCLSKGLGAPVGSLIVGSRELIELAHRYRKVFGGGMRQVGIMAAAGLYALAHHRERLADDHRRARRLAEALAEMPGAAVDLASVQTNMVFVDVGASGLSAAEVVVKVREHGVLCLALGPSVIRLVTHLDVDDEGIDLAIAAFKAVLKKKRS, encoded by the coding sequence GTGAAAGTGGTAGACTTGCGCAGCGACACAGTGACCAAGCCCACACCTGGCATGCGCGAGGCGATGGCTCGCGCCGAGGTGGGCGATGACGTGTTTGGCGAAGACCCCACGGTCAACCGACTGCAGGAGGTGGTGGCCGAGCTCCTGGGCAAAGAGGCGGCGCTGTTCGTGCCTAGCGGCACGATGAGCAACCAGATTGCCATCAAGTGCCACACGCAGCCGGGCGACGAGGTGATCCTTGAGGCTGACAGCCACAGCTTTCACTACGAGGGCGGCGGGCCGGCGATGCTCTCCGGCGTGCAGCTCCACCCCATCCCTGGCGTGCGGGGGGTGATCAGCGCGGCGCAGGTGGCAGGGGCGGTGCGTCCCGGCGACCACCACTATCCGTGCAGCAGGCTGGTGTGCATCGAGAACACCCACAACAGGGCAGGGGGGACCATTTTCCCCCTGCGGACCATCCGTGAGATTCGGGAGGTGGCGGACCGCTCCGGGCTGCGCATGCACCTGGACGGTGCCCGCCTGTGGAACGCGGCAGTGGCCAGCGGCATTAAGGAGCGCGAGTTTGCGGCGCCCTTCGATTCGGTCTCGGTGTGCCTCTCTAAGGGGCTGGGTGCCCCGGTGGGCTCGCTCATCGTCGGGTCGCGAGAGCTCATCGAGCTGGCGCATCGTTATCGGAAGGTATTCGGTGGAGGGATGCGCCAGGTGGGTATCATGGCCGCCGCGGGGTTGTACGCTCTTGCCCACCACCGCGAGCGCCTGGCCGATGACCATCGGCGCGCGCGACGACTGGCCGAGGCCTTGGCGGAAATGCCCGGCGCCGCAGTGGATTTGGCAAGCGTCCAGACCAACATGGTTTTCGTCGACGTGGGCGCTTCCGGGCTGAGTGCGGCTGAGGTGGTGGTCAAGGTGCGTGAGCACGGTGTCCTGTGTCTAGCCCTCGGCCCCTCCGTCATTCGTCTGGTCACCCATCTCGATGTGGACGACGAAGGCATTGACTTAGCCATCGCTGCCTTCAAGGCGGTGCTGAAGAAGAAGAGAAGCTGA